In Geotalea uraniireducens, the genomic window TAGCGATGCTCCCGCAGTTCTTCCAGTGAAGACACAACCCCGGCACGGAGCGGATTCAGGTGGATGTAGCGTACCAACTCCAGAAGGTAAGGCTCCTCCTGACAAAGAATTGACTTGTAACGGTTTTGGAACAGGTGTCCATGTCGACCGTGCCGCCGATTGAATTTGGTTGCATATCCGGTCAAAAGGCGACGCATGACGGTGGCGACGGGCACAGTTCCGGTCTGTAGCAGCAAGTGAAAATGGTTTAGGATCAAAGCCCATGCATAGCACCGCGTCGAGGTTTCGGCGAGGATCGTCCCCATCCGCAAGACAAAATCATCCCTGTCCGAGTCATCGGTGAAAATTTCACGGCGCTCAATGCCGCGACAAATGATGTGGTGGAGCGTGCCAGCTCCATCGATCCGAGCCTGACGGGGCATCTCTTTTCATCCTTCTTGTTTCAATAGAAACTTATAAATTTATGGGCGTCCCCCTAGATTCCTCCTAGATTCCTCTAGATTCCTTCGAACCGTCATCGCCGACCCAGCGGTACATTTCGGCCCCGCACGAACCGGCGACCAGCAGAATCATCAGCAATACTGAAATGCTAAGCTTCATGGAGCCTTCCTGGATTATCGGTCCCCGCTTGCGCCCTCCCCTGCTGGCGCCGTTAGGGGCATTCTCTTCCCTATTACTTCGCCGCAACAATCGTAATGAGCCCGTTTTCGGAGGTTGCGCGGGCCACCAGGGGGCGTAGTTGATTTGTTGACTTACCCTTCACTACTCAACTAATAAACTACGTCCCCTTAGATGTTTGATTCGCGCTGTTCGTGGAATGGTTTTTCAGATAGTTATCCTATGTAAGTTAGCATAAGTGACCAACGTCCCCGAAGGGTGCTGCTGTACTAGGTCAACGCGTAGGATCTTGGGCTCTGTTGTCGCCATTTTGGCCAGTTCTTCTAGATTCGCTCTGTTTGCTTTGAAGAACTTTACCATCCTTGGAGTGTGGTCAAACTTTCTCTCAGAATACTCCCTAAAACCGAAGTATCCAGCGAAACAGGCCGCCACCAGAGCGGCTATTGATATGATCTTCAATTTTCTCCGAGGCATTAAAATCCTTCTTTCATGGCCAACGTCACAAGGCGCACCGGCGGAGCGTAGCGAAGACCGCGTGTCGCCGCGGGTTGAACATTATACTTTTGCAACAAGTTGAATGTAGAAATGAACCTTTGTCTTAGCAGAGAGGTTTTGTTCGGTAACAATATTTTTTGCTTGCTGTATAGCATACTTAATCTTAGGACCAGAGGCATCACAGTAATATTCAATATTTTGATACTCACGCGACAAGGTAAATCCCTTAACCTTCGGGTTAGGCCAGACAAAATCAACTTTAATTTTCTCAGGTGTTTTTGGCTCTTTATTCAAAGGAAGAACAAAGTTACCTGATAGCTTATTGAGTTGAGAAACTGTCATTTCATATTTTTGCTCCTCCCACTTATCG contains:
- a CDS encoding DUF4124 domain-containing protein, translated to MKLSISVLLMILLVAGSCGAEMYRWVGDDGSKESRGI